One genomic region from Anopheles bellator chromosome 2, idAnoBellAS_SP24_06.2, whole genome shotgun sequence encodes:
- the LOC131210714 gene encoding uncharacterized protein LOC131210714, whose amino-acid sequence MPSPARSESPMSPSPAQPTAGGIPALANFSVINYVGKIQKQSSYKTSVRSRTPYERYTSLRSAAVGLEPLVDDTTSSSSEFGCGSTVSSGSGGIPCGITSPEPSDPMDSIDTTEDGSSCTTATAAGQNRVRSRRSMSVSSSGCSSSMDDRNSDFSPLGSIVSCRCNSYSMSDFDDDGFREDSSVSTYAVFSASRSYHHPLHHHHQNVPHHPNNHKGLFDIALKTVRLIRRNQELQLRLSELQEETNAFIESVMANPENEPLRNHFYGAQNKRIPVAPPVAVQK is encoded by the exons ATGCCATCGCCGGCCCGCAGCGAGTCACCCATGTCACCGAGCCCTGCCCAACCGACCGCTGGTGGCATTCCTGCGCTGGCCAACTTCTCCGTGATAAACTACG TTGGTAAAATTCAGAAGCAATCATCCTACAAAACATCCGTCCGTAGTCGGACGCCGTACGAGAGGTATACGAGCTTACGTTCCGCTGCTGTCGGTCTCGAGCCGCTGGTGGACGACACGACGAGCTCGTCGTCGGAATTCGGGTGCGGAAGCACCGTAAgtagcggcagcggtggcatCCCCTGCGGAATCACCAgccccgagccgagcgatcCGATGGACAGCATCGATACGACCGAGGATGGCAGTAGttgcaccaccgccaccgccgccgggcagAACCGAGTTCGGAGTCGCCGGTCGATGAGCGTCTCGTCGAGCGGGTGCTCAAGCTCGATGGACGATCGGAACAGTGATTTTTCGCCCCTGGGAAGCATCGTTAGCTGCCG ATGCAACTCGTACAGCATGTCTGATTTCGATGACGATGGTTTTCGCGAGGATAGCAGCGTCTCGACGTACGCAGTATTTTCCGCCTCCCGCTCCTACCACCATCCgctgcaccatcaccatcagaACGTACCACACCATCCGAACAACCACAAGGGCCTGTTCGACATAGCGCTGAAGACGGTCCGGCTGATCCGGCGCAATCAGGAGCTGCAGCTACGGCTCTCGGAGCTACAGGAAGAAACAAACGCGTTCATCGAGTCGGTGATGGCCAACCCGGAGAACGAGCCGCTGCGTAATCACTTCTACGGGGCGCAAAACAAGCGAATACCCGTGGCGCCCCCGGTGGCGGTACAAAAATAG
- the LOC131207075 gene encoding glucose dehydrogenase [FAD, quinone]-like, whose product MNAIVATAWLVGLMMLAVPTEVAGQRATSIVLESLFDELSLMMRRGPNASVPIAEAKRIRKEYDFVVIGAGSGGSVMANRLSEVAGWNVLLLEVGKEENAVSNVPLTAGLTTITGYSWGYRSDPMRNACIGLEQGVCYWPKGRGLGGTSLLNFLLYGRGHRRDYDEWEQAGNYGWGYRDVRKYFEKAELVKGGRPNPDGYLHIEQSSFETPMLRRYIEAGRRLGYRHIAPDDPIQLGFYKTQATMVNGERCSAARAYLKPVAGRPNLDISTRSWATRILIDPLTKTVFGVEFTKNKRTHTVRVRREVILAAGAIASPQLLMLSGIGPREHLNDMGIPVVKDLRVGYNLQDHQTLSGLVFTVNKPVTIRERDMRGPLNVLNYLVTRSGPFTLPGGAEGIAFVKVNGSRSPDDYPDMELVLGTGAVNNDESGSLRHTFGMTPEFYERTFGGARGQHAFGIAPVLMRPKSRGRVWLKSRNPFRWPHMEGNFFDHPDDMTTMVEGIKLAVRIGESESFARYEAKLLETPFFGCQQHRFRSDEYWRCCLRRVGASIQHQSGTCKMGPATDPDAVVDPELRVHGVTGLRVVDASIFPIIPSAHTNGVVIMIGEKAADMVKEYWANRVQ is encoded by the exons ATGAATGCCATCGTGGCGACGGCATGGCTCGTTGGCCTAATGATGCTGGCGGTGCCGACCGAAGTGGCCGGCCAGAGAGCTACTTCGATCGTGCTCGAGAGTTTGTTCGACGAGCTGAGCCTGATGATGCGCCGTGGACCGAACGCATCGGTACCGATCGCGGAGGCCAAGCGGATCCGTAAGGAGTACGACTTCGTGGTGATcggggccggttccggtggctccgtgATGGCCAACCGACTGAGTGAGGTCGCCGGTTGGAACGTGCTGCTCCTCGAGGTGGGCAAGGAGGAGAACGCCGTCTCGAACGTTCCCCTGACGGCGGGTTTGACCACAATCACCG GGTACAGCTGGGGCTAtcgttccgatccgatgcggAACGCGTGCATTGGGCTTGAGCAAGGCGTCTGCTACTGGCCCAAGGGACGTGGGCTGGGTGGCACGAGTCTGCTCAACTTCCTGCTGTACGGGCGGGGACATCGGCGCGACTATGACGAGTGGGAGCAGGCGGGCAACTACGGCTGGGGCTACCGGGACGTGCGGAAGTACTTCGAGAAGGCGGAACTGGTTAAGGGTGGCCGCCCGAATCCGGATGGCTATCTGCACATCGAGCAGAGTTCCTTCGAGACGCCAATGCTCCGGAGGTACATCGAGGCTGGCCGGCGGCTTGGATACCGCCACATCGCTCCGGACGATCCGATTCAGCTGGGATTCTACAAAACGCAGGCCACGATGGTGAACGGAGAGCGCTGCAGTGCGGCCCGTGCCTACCTCAAGCCGGTCGCTGGTCGGCCCAACCTGGACATCTCGACCCGCTCCTGGGCCACCCGGATTCTGATCGATCCGCTCACGAAAACCGTGTTCGGGGTGGAGTTTACGAAGAACAAGCGAACGCACACGGTCCGCGTCCGGAGGGAAGTGATTCTGGCGGCGGGAGCGATTGCCTCGCCACAGCTCCTCATGCTGTCCGGGATCGGGCCCCGGGAGCACCTGAACGACATGGGCATACCGGTTGTGAAGGACCTTCGGGTCGGCTACAACCTACAGGACCACCAGACACTCTCGGGGCTGGTGTTTACCGTCAACAAGCCGGTCACGATCCGAGAACGGGACATGCGGGGGCCGCTGAACGTGCTAAACTACCTAGTCACCCGGAGCGGACCGTTCACGCTGCCTGGCGGGGCCGAGGGTATTGCATTCGTGAAAGTCAATGGATCCCGGTCGCCGGACGACTACCCGGACATGGAGCTGGTGCTGGGGACCGGTGCCGTCAACAACGATGAGTCGGGTTCGCTGCGACACACCTTTGGCATGACACCGGAGTTCTACGAGCGGACGTTCGGTGGCGCACGCGGTCAGCACGCCTTCGGTATCGCGCCGGTGCTGATGCGCCCCaagagccggggccgggtgtggCTCAAGAGTCGCaatccgttccggtggccgcatATGGAGGGTAACTTCTTCGACCATCCAGACGATATGACGACCATGGTCGAGGGCATCAAGCTGGCGGTGCGTATCGGGGAGTCGGAAAGCTTCGCCCGGTACGAGGCCAAGCTGCTCGAGACTCCATTTTTCGGCTGCCAACAGCATCGCTTCCGGTCAGACGAGTATTGGCGCTGCTGTTTGCGGCGGGTCGGCGCCAGCATTCAGCACCAGTCGGGCACGTGCAAAATgggcccggccaccgatccCGATGCCGTCGTCGATCCGGAGCTGCGGGTGCACGGCGTTACGGGATTGCGTGTGGTCGATGCGTCCATCTTTCCGATCATCCCGTCGGCCCACACCAACGGCGTGGTCATCATGATCGGCGAAAAGGCGGCCGACATGGTGAAGGAGTACTGGGCCAACCGAGTGCAGTAG